One region of Candidatus Aminicenantes bacterium genomic DNA includes:
- a CDS encoding YbaB/EbfC family nucleoid-associated protein: MPKIPNINQMLSMAQNMAKQMEEQMDAVAVEGSSGGGMVSVKMDGHKRVQSLRIAPEAVDRADIDMLQDLIVAAINDAQGQVEEKLKSGLGGMGGGLPGGFPFGAL; encoded by the coding sequence ATGCCTAAGATTCCCAACATCAACCAGATGCTGAGCATGGCCCAGAACATGGCCAAGCAAATGGAGGAACAGATGGACGCCGTGGCCGTCGAGGGAAGCTCCGGCGGCGGCATGGTAAGCGTCAAAATGGACGGACACAAGCGGGTGCAGTCCCTGCGCATCGCCCCGGAGGCGGTCGATCGTGCCGACATCGACATGCTGCAGGACCTGATCGTGGCGGCCATCAACGATGCGCAAGGCCAGGTCGAGGAAAAGCTGAAGAGCGGCCTGGGCGGAATGGGCGGCGGCCTGCCCGGCGGTTTCCCCTTCGGCGCCCTGTGA